From Solwaraspora sp. WMMD1047, the proteins below share one genomic window:
- the rimO gene encoding 30S ribosomal protein S12 methylthiotransferase RimO: MVSAASHPPPPAPAPDGRRVALLTLGCARNEVDSEELAARLHADGWEVTGQGGDADVVLVNTCGFVEKAKQDSIETLLAAAGTGAKVVAAGCMAERYGRELADSLPEAQAVLGFDDYPEISARLGAVLAGESITAHVPRDRRELLPLTPVARRDSTVVLPGHGTGRPAGAAGPAGSASPVVDERTPAHLRQVLRHRLDSGPVASLKLASGCDRRCAFCAIPAFRGAFVSRPPEELLAEAEWLAKTGVRELVLVSENSTSYGKDLGDPRLLEKLLPQLAAVTGIVRVRVSYLQPAETRPGLIEAIAGTPGVAPYFDLSFQHSSEPVLRRMRRFGSSARFLDLLASARALAPAAGARSNFIVGFPGETRADVAELVRFLSAARLDAIGVFDYSDEDGTEAAGLPGKVPAATVKRRYDRLAALADELCSQRAEERVGSTVEVLVDTVDDGLVEGRAAHQAPEVDGSTTLVAAGGVDLAGLRPGDLVRATVTGTEGVDLLAVPDEMISAAA; this comes from the coding sequence ATGGTGTCTGCCGCCTCCCACCCACCGCCTCCCGCCCCGGCGCCCGACGGCCGGCGGGTCGCCCTGCTCACGCTCGGCTGTGCCCGCAACGAGGTCGACTCGGAGGAGCTGGCCGCCCGGCTGCACGCCGACGGCTGGGAGGTGACCGGCCAGGGCGGTGACGCCGACGTGGTGCTGGTGAACACCTGCGGCTTCGTGGAGAAGGCCAAGCAGGACTCGATCGAGACCCTGCTGGCCGCCGCCGGGACGGGCGCGAAGGTGGTCGCCGCCGGCTGCATGGCCGAGCGGTACGGCCGGGAACTGGCCGACAGCCTCCCGGAGGCCCAGGCGGTGCTGGGCTTCGACGACTATCCCGAGATCTCGGCCCGGCTGGGTGCGGTGCTGGCCGGTGAGTCGATCACCGCGCACGTCCCCCGGGACCGCCGGGAGCTGCTGCCGCTGACCCCGGTCGCCCGCCGGGACAGCACCGTGGTGCTGCCCGGTCACGGCACCGGCCGCCCGGCCGGTGCCGCCGGGCCGGCTGGTTCGGCCAGCCCGGTGGTCGACGAGCGGACGCCGGCCCACCTGCGGCAGGTGCTCCGGCACCGGCTGGACTCCGGGCCGGTGGCGTCGCTGAAGCTGGCCAGCGGCTGCGACCGGCGCTGCGCCTTCTGCGCCATCCCGGCGTTCCGGGGCGCCTTCGTGTCCCGCCCGCCGGAGGAGTTGCTCGCCGAGGCGGAGTGGCTGGCCAAGACCGGCGTGCGGGAGCTGGTGCTGGTGAGCGAGAACTCCACCTCGTACGGCAAGGACCTGGGCGATCCCCGGCTGCTGGAGAAGCTGCTCCCGCAGCTCGCCGCGGTGACCGGCATCGTCCGGGTCCGGGTCAGCTACCTGCAGCCGGCGGAGACCCGGCCGGGGCTGATCGAGGCGATCGCCGGTACCCCCGGAGTCGCCCCCTACTTCGACCTGTCGTTCCAGCACTCCAGCGAGCCGGTGCTGCGCCGGATGCGGCGGTTCGGGTCGTCCGCCCGGTTCCTCGACCTGCTGGCGTCGGCCCGGGCGCTGGCCCCGGCGGCCGGCGCCCGGAGCAACTTCATCGTCGGGTTCCCGGGCGAGACCCGGGCCGACGTGGCGGAGCTGGTCCGGTTCCTCTCCGCGGCCCGGCTGGACGCGATCGGGGTCTTCGACTACAGCGACGAGGACGGCACCGAGGCGGCCGGGCTGCCCGGCAAGGTGCCGGCGGCGACCGTCAAGCGGCGGTACGACCGGTTGGCCGCGCTCGCCGACGAGCTCTGCTCACAGCGCGCCGAGGAGCGGGTCGGCAGCACCGTGGAGGTGCTGGTCGACACGGTGGACGACGGTCTGGTCGAGGGTCGGGCCGCCCACCAGGCACCCGAGGTGGACGGCTCGACGACCCTGGTGGCGGCCGGCGGGGTGGACCTGGCCGGGTTGCGTCCGGGGGACCTGGTGCGGGCCACCGTGACCGGTACGGAAGGGGTGGACCTTCTCGCCGTACCGGACGAGATGATCTCGGCGGCGGCATGA
- the pgsA gene encoding CDP-diacylglycerol--glycerol-3-phosphate 3-phosphatidyltransferase, which yields MTEATDPARGTAVGPVPVVNAANALTGLRLALVPVFVVLVVVSAMTHPGWRIAACLTFAVASATDLVDGWIARRFALVTSFGKVADPIADKALTGAALLLLSFYDRIPWWVTVLILVREFGVTLIRFWVIRHGVIAASRGGKLKTALQIVAIVWYLWPVPAQLEWVGPWIMGGAVVVTVLTGLDYVLRAFRLRRRIR from the coding sequence ATGACCGAGGCGACCGACCCGGCGCGGGGCACCGCCGTCGGGCCGGTGCCGGTGGTGAACGCCGCCAACGCGCTGACCGGGCTGCGGCTGGCGCTGGTGCCGGTCTTCGTCGTGCTGGTCGTGGTCTCCGCCATGACCCATCCGGGTTGGCGGATCGCGGCCTGCCTGACCTTCGCGGTGGCGTCCGCCACCGACCTGGTCGACGGCTGGATCGCCCGCCGGTTCGCGCTTGTCACCTCGTTCGGCAAGGTCGCCGACCCGATCGCGGACAAGGCGCTCACCGGTGCCGCCCTGCTGCTGCTCTCCTTCTACGACCGGATCCCCTGGTGGGTGACGGTGCTGATCCTGGTCCGCGAGTTCGGGGTGACGCTGATCCGGTTCTGGGTGATCCGGCACGGGGTGATCGCGGCGAGCCGGGGCGGCAAACTGAAGACGGCGCTGCAGATCGTCGCGATCGTGTGGTATCTGTGGCCGGTGCCGGCGCAGCTCGAATGGGTAGGCCCGTGGATCATGGGGGGAGCGGTCGTGGTCACGGTGCTGACCGGCCTGGACTACGTGCTGCGGGCGTTCCGGCTGCGGCGGCGGATCCGATGA
- a CDS encoding CinA family protein produces the protein MTPTAAAADGRVAAEAAAAAVHLLRDRRETLAVVESLTGGLLAATIVDVAGVSGVFRGGLVVYATELKSQLAGVPADLLAERGPVDPDVAAALAEGGRRRCRADWAVATTGVAGPEPQNGQPVGRVYVAVAGPDGGSVVREFDLPGNRVAVRCATVTAGLRMLAERMRIGP, from the coding sequence ATGACGCCGACGGCCGCGGCGGCGGATGGGCGGGTCGCTGCCGAGGCGGCGGCCGCGGCGGTGCACCTGCTGCGGGACCGGCGGGAGACGCTGGCGGTGGTCGAGTCGCTCACGGGTGGCCTGCTGGCCGCCACCATCGTCGACGTCGCCGGGGTGAGCGGGGTCTTCCGGGGCGGCTTGGTGGTCTACGCCACCGAGTTGAAATCCCAGCTGGCCGGGGTGCCTGCCGACCTGCTCGCCGAGCGGGGACCGGTCGATCCGGACGTGGCGGCGGCCCTGGCCGAGGGTGGGCGGCGGCGGTGCCGGGCCGACTGGGCGGTGGCGACCACCGGCGTGGCCGGGCCGGAACCGCAGAACGGCCAGCCGGTGGGCCGGGTCTATGTCGCGGTCGCCGGGCCGGACGGCGGGTCGGTGGTGCGCGAGTTCGATCTGCCCGGCAACCGGGTGGCGGTGCGTTGTGCCACGGTGACCGCCGGTCTTCGGATGCTCGCCGAACGGATGCGGATCGGACCGTGA
- a CDS encoding helix-turn-helix domain-containing protein translates to MVLLRRVIGDALRARRQGQHRTLREVSSAANVSLGYLSEIERGQKEASSELLAAICDALGARLSEVLREVSDTVEVAEERPAVLVPVQDSEPDRPESSAVRTVVDGQVSVSVRQDSPLKATLRTTRRVRPAAAAVARAA, encoded by the coding sequence ATGGTCCTACTACGCCGCGTGATCGGTGACGCGCTGCGGGCGCGCCGCCAAGGTCAACACCGGACCCTTCGCGAGGTCTCCTCGGCGGCCAACGTCAGTCTGGGGTATCTCTCCGAGATCGAGCGGGGTCAGAAGGAAGCGTCCAGCGAGCTGCTCGCCGCCATCTGCGACGCCCTCGGCGCCCGCCTCTCCGAGGTGCTGCGCGAGGTGAGCGACACGGTCGAGGTGGCCGAGGAGCGCCCGGCCGTGCTGGTGCCGGTGCAGGATTCCGAGCCGGACCGTCCGGAGTCCAGCGCGGTCCGCACCGTCGTCGACGGTCAGGTCTCCGTCTCGGTGCGGCAGGACTCGCCGTTGAAGGCGACCCTGCGTACCACCCGCCGGGTCCGACCGGCCGCCGCCGCGGTGGCGCGCGCCGCGTAA
- a CDS encoding PspA/IM30 family protein, whose product MANPFVKGWRYLMALFGAKIDEHADPKVQIQQAIEDAQRQHQALVQQAAAVIGNQRQLEMRLSRQMSEVERLQSMARQALVLVDRALAAGDQDEATKYEHSAQTLATQLVAAEQSMEDLKTLHDQALGAATQARRAVENNSMILQQKLAERTKLLSQLEQAKMQETVARSLESMSSLAAPGNTPSLDEVRDKIERRYANAMGRAELAGNSVEGRMLEIQKSSLDLAGTSRLEQIRASMAGEKLAGAPNQQPAVDQAASAADTAGVARLDELRASMNKDKKTGDTSAAG is encoded by the coding sequence ATGGCGAACCCGTTCGTCAAGGGCTGGCGCTACCTGATGGCGTTGTTCGGCGCCAAGATCGACGAGCACGCCGATCCCAAGGTGCAGATCCAGCAGGCCATCGAGGACGCCCAGCGCCAGCACCAGGCGCTGGTCCAGCAGGCGGCGGCGGTGATCGGCAACCAGCGCCAGTTGGAGATGCGGCTGTCCCGGCAGATGTCCGAGGTGGAGCGGCTGCAGTCGATGGCTCGCCAGGCGCTGGTCCTGGTCGACCGGGCGCTGGCCGCCGGTGACCAGGACGAGGCGACGAAGTACGAGCACTCGGCGCAGACGCTCGCCACCCAGCTGGTCGCCGCCGAGCAGTCGATGGAGGACCTGAAGACGCTGCACGACCAGGCGCTCGGTGCCGCCACCCAGGCCCGCCGCGCGGTCGAGAACAACTCCATGATCCTGCAGCAGAAGCTGGCCGAGCGGACCAAGCTGCTCAGCCAGCTCGAACAGGCCAAGATGCAGGAGACGGTGGCCCGCTCGCTGGAGTCGATGTCGTCGCTGGCGGCGCCGGGCAACACGCCCTCCCTGGACGAGGTCCGGGACAAGATCGAACGCCGGTACGCCAACGCGATGGGCCGCGCCGAGCTGGCCGGCAACTCGGTCGAGGGCCGGATGCTGGAGATCCAGAAGTCGAGCCTCGACCTGGCCGGCACCTCCCGGCTCGAGCAGATCCGGGCCAGCATGGCCGGCGAGAAGCTCGCCGGCGCCCCGAACCAGCAGCCGGCGGTGGACCAGGCCGCGTCCGCGGCGGACACCGCGGGGGTGGCCCGCCTCGACGAGCTGCGGGCCAGCATGAACAAGGACAAGAAGACCGGGGACACCAGCGCGGCCGGATGA
- a CDS encoding fibronectin type III domain-containing protein encodes MFRKLVAGRLNRSPHGEAGARTVPTVPTARPGVDQGPGRIAALDPSAPPDYFAGGPHFANSPLPMIDSTGRVIAGTGLRKFVTALPGVGTARQNELGNYLPVAVPDTITYPGCDYYEIGIGQYAQQLHKDLQATRLRGYRQLNNGTDATGHNTVSPPTRPYLLGPVIVARRDRPVRIKLINQLPTGPQGELFLPVDATVGGGQPGNRAGLRLAGAATPWISAGRPDQWLTPAGQDDPPHRGPGLATVPDMPEPNDGAVTLFYPNQSSARLQWFHDATEGIGRLATYAGQLGLYLLEDPEEHRLIADQVLPADQIPLVITDKTFVPGDAQLAEQDPTWDRANWGSRGNLWYPHVYLPNQNPQHESGSNPMGRWDYGPWHRPPSPQTVHGPTTNPYHDPVTAPWQPAQAPGTPAPSVVPEALLDTPLVNGAAYPYLQIQPKAYRFRILNACLDRALNLQLYHAATNAPMWQPDGSLNDGAAGEVPMVPATPTPGFPAGWPTDGRPGGVPDPAAAGPEMIQIGTEGGLLPAPVVLPNQPVNYVYDRRDANALNLSAYTLLLGPGELADVVIDFSSVPPGSTLILYNDCPAPIPAFDPRCDHYTDGPDQTATGGTPSTRPGYGPNTRTLLQFRVAGNPAAPFDLATLRTRLPLAYAASQPPPIVAHPAYDAAFGTSTPHPTYAPVHTTALTVPAVDGTAPVSLPLHQKTISERFEPAYGRLVTRLAGDDDAGEVLCPTADEPDVRLWRITNDATATAFVHLDHVSAQLVNRVGQDGAIRPPDPNEQGWKQTLRVDPRQDCVVAVRAAPPGPLPFKVGGTWEYGWRARLFAPVESEATRPLVLRVAPPAPTGLTATAAPGAATVLPAIVLEWTGNDGRPAATGRLLERATDPGFTSGLTRIGLAAGATSHTDSTVTPGQPYHYRIRTENAVSYSAWSNPASATVRLLASGGLTAAVPAASPLRVSLAWSNRSFATGVDVQRATNPTFTAGSLTRSVPATGNFLDATVSASTTYYYRVRTTYLGAVSPWSNVAAESTPGRPDTPTELTATGVPGPAVCVSWAPAPGSPVSEYILQRATDVRFVSDLASFTVPGTTRTFTSAGPADGQTYYFRIHAVNAAGASAVSEPVSVTTAG; translated from the coding sequence ATGTTCAGGAAGCTGGTCGCCGGTCGACTGAACCGAAGCCCACACGGCGAGGCCGGAGCGCGGACCGTCCCCACCGTGCCGACCGCCCGGCCCGGCGTCGACCAGGGACCCGGCCGGATCGCCGCGCTCGACCCGTCCGCCCCACCGGACTACTTCGCCGGTGGACCGCACTTCGCCAACAGCCCGCTGCCGATGATCGACTCCACCGGCCGGGTGATCGCCGGCACCGGACTGCGCAAGTTCGTCACCGCCCTGCCGGGCGTGGGCACCGCCCGGCAGAACGAACTGGGCAACTACCTGCCGGTCGCCGTCCCGGACACGATCACCTACCCGGGCTGCGACTACTACGAGATCGGCATCGGGCAGTACGCCCAGCAGCTCCACAAGGACCTGCAGGCGACCCGGTTGCGCGGCTACCGGCAGCTCAACAACGGCACCGACGCGACCGGCCACAACACCGTCAGCCCGCCGACCCGGCCGTACCTGCTGGGACCGGTGATCGTGGCCCGCCGCGACCGGCCGGTCCGGATCAAGCTCATCAACCAGCTGCCCACCGGGCCGCAGGGAGAGCTCTTCCTCCCGGTGGACGCGACGGTCGGCGGCGGTCAGCCGGGAAACCGGGCCGGGCTGCGGTTGGCCGGCGCGGCCACCCCGTGGATCAGCGCCGGTCGGCCGGACCAGTGGCTCACCCCGGCCGGCCAGGACGACCCGCCCCACCGCGGCCCCGGCCTGGCGACCGTGCCGGACATGCCCGAACCGAACGACGGCGCGGTCACCCTCTTCTACCCCAACCAGTCCAGCGCCCGACTGCAGTGGTTCCACGACGCGACCGAGGGCATCGGCCGGCTCGCCACCTACGCCGGTCAGCTCGGCCTCTACCTGCTGGAGGACCCGGAGGAACACCGCCTGATCGCCGACCAGGTCCTGCCCGCCGACCAGATTCCCCTGGTCATCACGGACAAGACATTCGTACCCGGCGACGCCCAACTGGCCGAACAGGACCCGACCTGGGACCGGGCGAACTGGGGATCCCGCGGCAATCTCTGGTACCCGCACGTCTACCTGCCCAACCAGAACCCGCAGCACGAATCCGGCAGCAACCCGATGGGACGCTGGGACTACGGGCCATGGCACCGGCCGCCGTCGCCGCAGACCGTCCACGGTCCGACCACGAACCCCTACCACGACCCGGTCACCGCACCCTGGCAACCCGCGCAGGCACCCGGCACCCCGGCGCCGTCGGTGGTCCCCGAGGCGCTGCTGGACACCCCGCTGGTCAACGGCGCCGCCTACCCGTACCTGCAGATCCAGCCGAAGGCGTACCGGTTCCGGATCCTGAACGCCTGTCTCGACCGGGCGCTGAACCTGCAGCTCTACCACGCCGCGACGAACGCCCCGATGTGGCAGCCCGACGGTTCGCTCAACGACGGCGCCGCCGGTGAGGTGCCGATGGTGCCGGCCACTCCCACGCCCGGCTTCCCGGCCGGTTGGCCAACCGACGGCCGGCCCGGCGGCGTCCCCGACCCGGCCGCCGCCGGGCCGGAGATGATCCAGATCGGCACCGAGGGCGGCCTGCTACCGGCGCCGGTGGTGCTGCCCAACCAGCCGGTCAACTACGTCTACGACCGGCGGGACGCCAACGCCCTCAACCTCTCCGCGTACACGCTGCTGCTCGGGCCGGGCGAACTGGCCGACGTCGTCATCGACTTCTCGTCGGTGCCGCCCGGGTCGACCCTGATCCTCTACAACGACTGCCCGGCACCGATCCCGGCCTTCGACCCCCGCTGCGACCACTACACCGACGGCCCCGACCAGACGGCGACCGGCGGTACGCCCAGCACCCGGCCCGGCTACGGCCCGAACACCCGAACCCTGCTGCAGTTCCGGGTGGCCGGTAACCCGGCCGCGCCGTTCGACCTGGCCACGCTGCGGACCCGGCTACCGCTGGCGTACGCGGCCAGCCAGCCGCCGCCGATCGTCGCCCACCCGGCCTACGACGCCGCCTTCGGGACCAGCACCCCGCACCCCACCTACGCGCCGGTCCACACCACCGCGCTCACCGTCCCGGCCGTCGACGGCACCGCGCCGGTGAGCCTGCCCCTGCACCAGAAGACGATCTCGGAACGGTTCGAGCCGGCGTACGGCCGGCTGGTGACCCGCCTGGCCGGCGACGACGACGCCGGTGAGGTCCTCTGCCCCACCGCCGACGAACCCGACGTACGGCTCTGGCGGATCACCAACGACGCGACCGCCACCGCCTTCGTCCACCTTGACCACGTCTCGGCCCAACTGGTCAACCGGGTCGGCCAGGACGGCGCGATCCGCCCACCCGACCCCAACGAGCAGGGCTGGAAGCAGACCCTGCGGGTCGACCCCCGCCAGGACTGCGTGGTCGCGGTCCGCGCGGCCCCGCCCGGTCCGCTGCCGTTCAAGGTCGGCGGAACCTGGGAGTACGGCTGGCGCGCCCGGCTGTTCGCGCCGGTCGAGAGCGAGGCCACCCGGCCGCTCGTGCTCCGGGTGGCGCCCCCGGCACCGACCGGGCTGACCGCCACCGCCGCGCCCGGCGCCGCCACCGTGCTGCCGGCGATCGTGCTGGAGTGGACCGGCAACGACGGCCGGCCGGCGGCCACCGGACGGCTGCTGGAACGGGCCACCGACCCCGGCTTCACCAGCGGGTTGACCCGGATCGGGCTGGCCGCCGGAGCCACCAGCCACACCGACTCGACGGTGACTCCCGGCCAGCCCTACCACTACCGCATCCGGACCGAGAACGCGGTCAGCTATTCGGCCTGGTCGAATCCGGCGTCGGCGACCGTCCGGCTGCTCGCCTCGGGCGGGTTGACCGCCGCCGTGCCGGCCGCCTCGCCGCTGCGGGTCAGCCTGGCGTGGAGCAACCGCTCCTTCGCCACCGGGGTGGACGTCCAGCGGGCCACCAACCCGACCTTCACCGCCGGGAGCCTGACCCGCTCGGTCCCGGCCACCGGCAACTTCCTGGACGCCACCGTCTCGGCCAGCACGACCTACTACTACCGGGTCCGCACCACCTACCTCGGGGCGGTGTCACCCTGGTCGAACGTGGCCGCCGAGAGCACCCCGGGCCGGCCGGACACGCCGACCGAGCTGACCGCCACCGGCGTGCCCGGCCCGGCCGTCTGCGTCAGCTGGGCGCCGGCGCCGGGCAGCCCGGTCAGCGAGTACATCCTGCAGCGGGCCACCGACGTCAGATTCGTCTCCGACCTGGCCAGCTTCACCGTGCCGGGGACGACCCGCACGTTCACCAGCGCCGGACCGGCCGACGGACAGACGTACTACTTCCGGATCCACGCGGTGAACGCGGCGGGCGCCTCCGCGGTGTCCGAACCGGTCTCGGTGACCACCGCCGGCTGA
- a CDS encoding DNA-formamidopyrimidine glycosylase family protein, whose product MPEGDTVWNTARVLHRALAGRRLTGSDFRVPQLATADLTGSAVVAAISRGKHLLLRLRQPDDRQLTLHSHLRMDGAWRVYAPGQRWTGRPGHLIRVVLRTAEPVAVGYHLHEVALVPTAEEDSLVGHLGPDLLGPDWDPAEAVRRLAARPDTSIAEALLDQRNLAGIGNLYKCEVLFLRGISPWTPVRAVPDLPGLVDLGQRLLAANRGRWQQSTTGSLRNAETSYVYGRRARPCRRCGTAIRKREQGERVTYWCPHCQPDPAPDGSRSPSQ is encoded by the coding sequence GTGCCCGAAGGCGACACCGTCTGGAACACGGCCCGCGTGCTGCACCGCGCGCTGGCCGGACGGCGGCTGACCGGATCGGACTTCCGGGTGCCCCAGTTGGCGACCGCCGACCTGACCGGGTCTGCGGTGGTGGCGGCGATCAGCCGGGGCAAACACCTGCTGCTGCGGCTGCGCCAGCCCGATGACCGGCAGCTCACCCTGCACTCCCACCTGCGGATGGACGGCGCCTGGCGGGTGTACGCGCCCGGGCAGCGGTGGACCGGGCGGCCCGGCCACCTGATCCGGGTGGTGCTGCGTACCGCCGAACCGGTGGCCGTCGGATATCACCTGCACGAGGTGGCGTTGGTGCCGACCGCCGAGGAGGATTCGCTCGTCGGCCACCTCGGCCCGGACCTGCTCGGCCCGGACTGGGACCCGGCCGAGGCGGTCCGGCGGCTGGCCGCCCGGCCGGACACCAGCATCGCCGAGGCCCTGCTCGACCAGCGCAACCTCGCCGGGATCGGCAATCTCTACAAGTGCGAGGTGCTGTTCCTGCGCGGCATCTCGCCGTGGACGCCGGTTCGTGCGGTACCGGACCTGCCCGGCCTCGTCGATCTGGGCCAGCGCCTGTTGGCGGCCAATCGCGGTCGGTGGCAGCAGAGCACCACCGGCTCGTTGCGCAATGCCGAGACCAGCTACGTCTACGGTCGCCGGGCGCGGCCGTGCCGCAGGTGCGGTACCGCCATCCGCAAGCGTGAGCAGGGTGAGCGGGTCACCTACTGGTGCCCCCACTGCCAACCGGACCCCGCCCCGGACGGCAGCCGGTCGCCGTCACAGTAG
- a CDS encoding CPCC family cysteine-rich protein — translation MCPCCGFRTGCGTCPVCFWTDDGRREPDAEGLADGPNGDLTLSHARLNFAIYGASHPRYQEMVRPPRPDEQP, via the coding sequence ATGTGTCCATGTTGCGGCTTCCGGACCGGATGCGGGACCTGCCCCGTCTGTTTCTGGACCGACGACGGTCGCCGCGAACCCGACGCGGAGGGACTAGCGGACGGACCCAACGGTGATCTCACGCTCTCGCATGCGCGGTTGAACTTCGCCATCTACGGCGCGAGCCACCCGCGCTACCAGGAGATGGTCCGGCCACCCCGCCCGGACGAGCAGCCCTGA
- a CDS encoding SAM-dependent chlorinase/fluorinase, whose product MTAFDWISLTTDYGLADGFAAQLRGALARSAPAVGVIEVTHLVPAGDLRRGAAVLAQTVPHLPRAIHLGSVGTGARPILVVTPGGLLVGPDNGLLLPAAAALGAVDRVVEPADGAWFAPRVHPSFHGRDLYAPVAARLAAGARPDDAGPVVDPAGLVRLPEPIVEIGPGWLTAEVLAVDRFGNVQLAAPATALDQLGADLLVAGRPAVRSTVFTDAPVGALVVYGDPAGLAAVAINGGRAADLLGVEAGDPLRIAVAG is encoded by the coding sequence ATGACGGCCTTCGACTGGATCAGCCTGACCACCGACTACGGGTTGGCCGACGGCTTCGCCGCGCAGCTGCGCGGAGCCCTGGCCCGGAGCGCGCCGGCCGTCGGGGTCATCGAGGTCACCCACCTGGTGCCGGCCGGCGACCTGCGGCGCGGGGCGGCGGTGCTCGCGCAGACCGTCCCGCACCTGCCCCGCGCGATCCACCTGGGCAGCGTCGGCACGGGCGCCCGGCCGATCCTGGTGGTCACCCCCGGAGGGCTGCTCGTCGGCCCGGACAACGGGCTGCTGCTGCCGGCGGCGGCCGCGCTCGGCGCCGTCGACCGGGTGGTCGAACCGGCCGACGGGGCCTGGTTCGCGCCGAGGGTCCACCCCAGCTTTCACGGCCGGGACCTCTACGCACCGGTGGCGGCCCGACTCGCGGCCGGCGCCCGGCCGGACGACGCCGGACCGGTTGTCGACCCGGCCGGACTGGTCCGGCTTCCGGAACCGATCGTCGAGATCGGACCCGGCTGGCTGACGGCCGAGGTGCTGGCCGTCGACCGGTTCGGCAACGTGCAACTGGCTGCCCCGGCCACCGCCCTCGACCAGTTGGGAGCGGACCTACTGGTCGCCGGGCGGCCGGCGGTGCGGTCCACGGTGTTCACCGACGCGCCGGTCGGTGCGCTGGTCGTCTACGGCGATCCGGCCGGCCTGGCCGCCGTGGCGATCAACGGCGGCCGCGCCGCCGACCTGCTCGGCGTCGAGGCCGGCGACCCGTTACGCATCGCCGTCGCCGGGTGA